Proteins from a single region of Aureibacter tunicatorum:
- a CDS encoding PfkB family carbohydrate kinase has product MSLLSIGTVAYDALETPFGKVDKIIGGSCTYIALSASYFTAKSNICAVIGDDFGQDNIDLLTDRGVDTEGLQIKEGEKSFFWSGKYHNDMNTRDTLVTELNVLENFDPVIPENYQDCEFLMLGNLTPSVQQTVIDRLTDRPKFIAMDTMNLWMDIMLDDLKSVLKSVDMLLVNDEEARQLTGEYSLVKAAKAIHELGPQYVIIKKGEHGALLFGEGRIFSAPALPLEDVFDPTGAGDTFAGGFMGYLAKTNDISFENMKRALIYGSAMASFCVEKFGPERLLDLSNDEIEDRVAQFVGLTNFDMEFKEGVR; this is encoded by the coding sequence ATGAGCTTACTTTCAATTGGAACAGTGGCATATGATGCCTTAGAGACGCCTTTTGGTAAAGTTGATAAAATCATAGGCGGTTCGTGCACTTACATTGCTTTGTCGGCATCTTATTTCACAGCCAAATCAAATATTTGCGCTGTAATTGGCGACGATTTTGGTCAGGACAATATTGACCTTTTGACTGATAGAGGCGTGGATACTGAAGGACTTCAGATTAAAGAAGGCGAAAAGTCATTTTTCTGGTCTGGTAAATATCATAACGATATGAATACCAGAGATACTTTAGTGACTGAGTTGAACGTTTTGGAAAATTTCGATCCCGTTATTCCTGAAAATTATCAAGATTGTGAATTCTTGATGTTGGGCAACTTGACTCCTTCAGTGCAACAAACAGTGATTGACAGGTTAACTGATCGTCCGAAGTTCATCGCAATGGATACAATGAATCTTTGGATGGATATCATGTTGGATGATTTGAAGTCGGTACTTAAGTCTGTCGATATGCTTTTGGTGAATGACGAAGAAGCTAGACAGTTGACAGGGGAGTATTCTTTAGTCAAAGCGGCGAAGGCTATTCATGAGCTAGGGCCTCAATATGTGATCATTAAGAAAGGAGAGCACGGAGCTCTGTTGTTTGGCGAGGGACGCATATTCTCAGCGCCGGCTTTGCCATTGGAAGATGTTTTTGATCCAACGGGAGCAGGCGATACTTTCGCAGGCGGATTTATGGGCTATTTAGCTAAGACCAATGATATTTCATTTGAAAATATGAAGAGAGCTTTAATTTATGGTTCTGCGATGGCTTCTTTCTGTGTTGAAAAATTCGGACCTGAAAGGTTGTTGGATCTTTCTAATGATGAGATCGAGGACAGAGTTGCTCAGTTTGTAGGTCTTACGAACTTTGATATGGAATTCAAAGAAGGCGTTAGATAA
- a CDS encoding replication-associated recombination protein A: MDLWNQGFSQHYQPLAERMRPQSIDEIIGQSHLVGEHGVINNHIKMKSIPSMILWGPPGIGKTTLANIIAKSLDMPFATLSAISSGVKDVREIITKAKHQPRTILFIDEIHRFNKSQQDALLGAVEKGFITLIGATTENPSFEVNAALLSRCQVYTLKPLTKDEMKTLVNQALTKDAILKSKSIEIKEYDALFKLSNGDARKLLNLLEVVVESLGKNKIAITDKIVQDCAQQKVALYDKNGEQHYDIVSAMIKSIRGSDPNAALYWMMRMIEGGEDVKFIARRLLISASEDVGHANPTALVIANNCFQAVNVIGYPEAEIILSQCVTYLASSAKSNASYLAIKKAKKLVKETGDLPVPLHLRNAPTKLMKEQGYGKGYKYSHDYPNNFAYQEFMPEGLEQVKLYEPGENAREAEFRKRLKFFWQDKYDY; this comes from the coding sequence ATGGATTTATGGAATCAAGGCTTCAGTCAGCATTACCAACCTTTAGCCGAACGAATGAGACCGCAAAGCATTGACGAAATTATCGGTCAATCCCACCTTGTTGGTGAGCATGGAGTGATAAACAATCACATCAAAATGAAATCCATTCCTTCCATGATTCTTTGGGGGCCTCCGGGTATAGGAAAGACTACCTTGGCGAATATCATAGCGAAAAGCCTCGATATGCCATTCGCTACCTTGAGCGCTATCTCTTCTGGAGTGAAAGATGTTAGGGAAATTATAACCAAAGCCAAACACCAGCCAAGAACCATCCTATTCATAGATGAAATTCATAGATTCAACAAATCCCAACAAGACGCTTTGCTGGGAGCAGTGGAAAAGGGCTTCATCACTCTTATTGGCGCTACTACCGAAAATCCGTCTTTTGAAGTCAATGCCGCATTACTGTCAAGGTGCCAAGTTTACACGCTTAAGCCCTTGACAAAAGATGAAATGAAGACACTGGTGAATCAAGCATTAACCAAAGACGCTATACTGAAAAGCAAATCCATTGAAATCAAAGAGTATGACGCTTTGTTCAAGCTTTCCAATGGAGATGCCAGAAAACTACTCAACCTTCTTGAAGTGGTAGTCGAATCGCTTGGCAAAAATAAAATTGCAATTACTGATAAAATCGTACAAGATTGCGCTCAACAAAAAGTCGCTCTCTATGATAAAAACGGCGAGCAACATTACGATATCGTCTCAGCGATGATCAAATCCATAAGAGGAAGCGATCCCAACGCGGCATTGTATTGGATGATGAGAATGATCGAAGGGGGAGAAGATGTGAAATTCATTGCTCGAAGACTGCTTATAAGCGCTTCAGAGGATGTCGGTCACGCAAACCCAACGGCATTAGTAATCGCAAACAATTGCTTTCAGGCTGTGAATGTCATAGGTTATCCGGAAGCTGAAATCATCCTTAGCCAATGTGTAACGTACTTAGCTAGTTCAGCAAAAAGCAACGCTTCTTACCTTGCTATCAAAAAAGCCAAAAAGCTCGTCAAAGAAACTGGAGACCTTCCTGTCCCATTGCACCTGAGAAACGCTCCAACAAAACTTATGAAAGAGCAAGGCTATGGCAAAGGGTACAAATACTCACATGACTATCCAAATAATTTTGCATACCAAGAGTTTATGCCTGAAGGCTTGGAGCAAGTAAAATTATACGAACCCGGAGAAAATGCCAGAGAAGCAGAATTCAGAAAAAGGCTTAAGTTCTTCTGGCAAGACAAATACGATTATTAA
- a CDS encoding DUF2520 domain-containing protein: MFEKKKLLRIGIIGAGKVAWHLAPALENAGHKVVCLYNRNKKNGKALMNRLYNTDFVSEPDFSGKNIDVILLISSDDSLAEISKEIIMDESCILAHTSGTASINRLSFAATDHLGVFYPLQTFSKDKSIEFDNIPICIEGSDDKTLGKLEILAKSLSNTVKQLHGNDRKSIHLAAVFACNFSNHMMTIAKQIMGRNKLDFDLMKPLIAETINKSMAIGPDNGQTGPAVRGDFKTLDNHMNQLKGNHSYQNIYKAITDDILEKYFYDE; this comes from the coding sequence ATGTTTGAAAAGAAAAAATTATTGAGAATAGGCATTATTGGCGCTGGCAAAGTTGCTTGGCATTTGGCTCCTGCTTTGGAAAATGCCGGACATAAAGTCGTTTGTCTTTACAATCGAAATAAAAAAAATGGGAAAGCCTTGATGAATAGGCTCTATAACACGGACTTCGTTTCCGAGCCAGACTTTAGTGGAAAAAATATCGATGTTATTCTTTTAATATCCAGCGACGACTCTTTGGCTGAAATCTCAAAAGAAATCATCATGGACGAATCATGCATTTTGGCTCACACTTCAGGAACAGCGTCTATAAACAGATTAAGCTTTGCTGCCACAGACCACTTGGGAGTCTTTTATCCTTTGCAGACATTCAGCAAAGATAAAAGTATTGAGTTCGACAATATTCCAATTTGTATCGAAGGCTCTGATGACAAAACTCTGGGCAAGTTGGAAATATTAGCTAAAAGCCTCAGCAACACGGTCAAACAACTTCATGGAAATGATAGAAAATCGATTCACTTAGCGGCAGTATTCGCATGCAACTTTTCCAATCATATGATGACTATAGCAAAGCAAATAATGGGAAGAAACAAACTTGACTTTGACTTAATGAAGCCTCTCATAGCCGAGACAATCAATAAAAGCATGGCAATAGGGCCTGATAATGGACAAACAGGCCCGGCAGTCAGAGGAGACTTCAAAACGCTGGACAATCATATGAATCAACTTAAAGGAAATCATTCTTATCAAAATATATACAAAGCTATCACTGACGACATTTTGGAAAAATACTTTTATGACGAGTAA
- the nhaC gene encoding Na+/H+ antiporter NhaC codes for MTMTKKKPSLFEALIPVLFLIGMLAFNILYVFGDAALDGSNQIILILSATVATLVAFRLGHTWAELQKGIISSINSAMPSILILLMIGALAGSWLISGIIPSMIYYGLDLLNPTIFLVASCVISAIVSLATGSSWTTIATIGVALLGIGKALGVPEGMVAGAIISGAYFGDKMSPMSDTTNLAPAMAGTDLFTHIKYMTKTTVPTFVITIVIFIVLGFTFDSSGNADVSMLQSAISEKFNITPVLFLVPIFLLVLIIKKMPALPSLLLAAIAGSVFALIFQPEVVKGIGGESSSLAITYFKGLMSPLFQSTSIVTSNSEVNELLSSSGMSGMLNTIWLILCAMIFGGVMESAGLLERITQSIIRLAHSTGSLIASTVGTCVVFNVTASDQYLAIVVPGRMYADTFRNRNLKPEVLSRSLEDAGTVTSVLIPWNTCGAYQASVLGVATMAYAPYCFFNLLSPIVNIIFGYIFVKPEPIVEGNELNKEEVSLG; via the coding sequence ATGACCATGACGAAAAAAAAGCCTTCACTATTTGAGGCGTTGATACCTGTATTGTTCTTAATCGGGATGCTGGCGTTCAATATTTTATATGTATTCGGTGACGCTGCTCTAGACGGTTCGAACCAGATTATTCTAATTCTCTCAGCCACAGTGGCGACATTGGTAGCATTCAGGCTAGGCCACACATGGGCGGAATTGCAAAAAGGTATCATCTCAAGTATTAATTCCGCGATGCCTTCCATATTGATATTGTTGATGATTGGGGCTTTGGCTGGGTCATGGTTGATAAGCGGTATTATTCCCTCGATGATTTATTATGGATTGGATTTGTTGAACCCTACGATATTTTTAGTCGCTTCATGTGTTATTAGCGCGATTGTTTCCTTGGCTACAGGTAGTTCTTGGACTACTATAGCAACCATTGGCGTGGCTTTGTTGGGAATAGGCAAAGCTCTTGGCGTTCCGGAAGGAATGGTGGCTGGTGCGATCATATCAGGAGCGTACTTTGGAGATAAGATGTCACCCATGTCCGATACTACGAATCTGGCTCCTGCAATGGCGGGTACTGATTTATTTACGCATATCAAGTATATGACTAAAACGACTGTTCCGACTTTTGTGATAACGATTGTTATATTTATTGTTTTAGGCTTCACATTTGATAGTTCTGGCAATGCGGATGTATCTATGTTGCAAAGCGCTATATCCGAGAAGTTCAATATTACGCCTGTTTTGTTTTTGGTGCCGATATTTTTATTGGTATTGATTATTAAAAAGATGCCGGCTTTGCCTTCGCTTTTATTGGCAGCAATAGCGGGAAGTGTTTTTGCCTTGATATTCCAACCTGAAGTAGTCAAAGGAATTGGTGGAGAAAGTTCTTCGCTAGCGATCACGTATTTTAAAGGACTTATGAGTCCTTTGTTCCAAAGCACTTCGATAGTAACTAGCAATAGTGAGGTGAATGAGTTGTTGTCAAGTTCTGGAATGTCTGGAATGCTTAATACTATTTGGTTGATTTTGTGCGCCATGATATTTGGCGGTGTGATGGAGTCGGCCGGTTTATTGGAAAGAATTACACAATCAATTATTCGTTTGGCGCATTCTACAGGATCGTTGATTGCATCTACAGTAGGTACTTGTGTTGTATTCAATGTTACTGCGTCGGATCAATACCTTGCGATAGTAGTGCCTGGAAGAATGTATGCGGACACCTTTAGAAATAGAAATTTAAAACCGGAAGTATTAAGTAGATCTTTGGAAGACGCAGGAACGGTGACTTCGGTATTGATCCCTTGGAATACTTGCGGAGCATATCAAGCATCCGTATTAGGAGTCGCTACCATGGCTTATGCGCCATACTGTTTTTTCAATCTATTGAGTCCTATAGTTAATATTATTTTTGGATATATTTTTGTAAAACCTGAACCTATAGTTGAGGGAAATGAGTTGAATAAGGAGGAGGTTTCCTTAGGGTAA
- a CDS encoding 3'-5' exonuclease translates to MLKKHITKEEINELPLVSYEGEVVVAETNDEIFDAINEINKYNRVGFDTESRPAFKKGQYFPVSLIQIATPEKVYLLRIKDTGLTKPIADFLSNGDIEKIGVALHDDIKDLKKLAKFNDSGFIDLGKVAKSLDLVNSGARSLAGLILGFRISKSQQTSNWENETLNENQISYAATDAWVCLKIYEELIYRGYWEG, encoded by the coding sequence ATGTTAAAAAAACATATTACGAAAGAAGAAATCAATGAGCTGCCATTGGTGAGTTACGAAGGAGAAGTTGTAGTAGCCGAAACCAATGATGAAATCTTTGATGCGATTAATGAAATTAATAAATACAATAGAGTAGGTTTTGACACGGAGTCAAGACCCGCTTTTAAAAAAGGGCAGTATTTTCCAGTGTCTTTAATACAAATAGCGACTCCAGAAAAGGTTTATTTGCTTAGAATCAAAGATACTGGATTGACAAAACCTATTGCGGATTTTTTATCCAATGGAGACATAGAAAAAATAGGAGTGGCATTGCACGATGATATTAAGGATCTAAAAAAGCTGGCTAAATTTAACGACAGTGGTTTTATTGATTTAGGCAAAGTTGCTAAATCGCTTGATCTGGTGAATTCAGGAGCTCGAAGTTTGGCTGGATTGATTTTGGGTTTTAGGATTTCAAAATCTCAACAAACTTCAAATTGGGAAAATGAGACCCTGAATGAAAATCAAATAAGTTATGCGGCCACGGACGCATGGGTTTGTCTTAAGATTTATGAAGAGTTGATTTATAGAGGATATTGGGAAGGCTAG
- the ricT gene encoding regulatory iron-sulfur-containing complex subunit RicT, whose translation MSGCNSCASQGAYAEDGTLVSGCQSSGGCGTGGCNKLNTFDWLSDMLESPSERYDVIEVRFKGGKKEFYRNVHGLDLNTGDAVVVDVPNGHHIGYVSLQGELVRLQMRKKGVEDNEEIREIYRLANDPDMEKLFQVKKREMPTLYRTREIIQNLGLEMKLSDIEFQADNSKATFYYSADDRVDFRELIKVLAGEFKVRVEMRQISLRQEAGRLGGIGSCGRELCCSTWLSEFKSVSTSAARYQNLSLNPSKLSGQCGRLKCCLNYELETYIEALEDIPTVEGPIQTVKGEARLQKTDIFKKVMWFGYENENVWHPISVVRVKEILEQNKRGEKPETLLSDDDIEKKAKFEALASDLAKMDEKYSQESKKPNRKRRPKSKGASGNRPKTNAQGRGASSRKPNSGNGNSNQGGASGGSERKSETRQSRGRRNNNSGQGVKNGTNANGDKKTSANRPKRNFRSRNKKQGN comes from the coding sequence ATGTCAGGATGTAATTCATGTGCTAGTCAAGGTGCTTACGCTGAAGACGGCACTCTAGTAAGCGGTTGCCAAAGTAGCGGTGGTTGTGGGACTGGAGGCTGTAATAAGCTGAATACTTTTGATTGGCTTTCAGATATGCTGGAGAGTCCTTCCGAGCGATATGATGTGATAGAGGTGAGGTTTAAAGGAGGAAAGAAAGAGTTCTATCGCAATGTTCATGGTTTGGATTTGAATACAGGTGATGCTGTAGTTGTGGATGTGCCTAATGGACATCATATAGGTTATGTGTCTTTGCAAGGAGAGTTGGTGCGCTTGCAGATGCGTAAAAAAGGAGTGGAGGATAATGAAGAAATCAGGGAAATATACAGACTTGCCAATGACCCTGATATGGAAAAGCTTTTTCAAGTGAAAAAGCGTGAAATGCCTACGCTTTATAGAACAAGGGAGATTATTCAAAATTTGGGCTTGGAAATGAAACTTTCTGATATAGAGTTTCAGGCGGATAATTCCAAAGCTACGTTTTATTACTCTGCCGATGATAGAGTAGACTTTAGAGAGCTTATTAAGGTTTTGGCTGGTGAGTTCAAAGTAAGAGTTGAAATGAGGCAAATTAGTTTGAGGCAAGAAGCAGGAAGACTTGGAGGGATAGGTTCTTGTGGAAGAGAGCTTTGCTGTAGCACTTGGCTTTCTGAGTTCAAAAGTGTTTCCACATCAGCTGCTAGATATCAAAATTTGTCTTTGAACCCAAGCAAGTTGTCGGGACAATGCGGTAGGTTAAAATGTTGTCTGAATTATGAGCTGGAAACGTACATTGAGGCTTTGGAGGATATTCCTACAGTAGAAGGTCCGATTCAAACTGTCAAGGGAGAAGCGAGGTTGCAAAAAACTGATATTTTCAAAAAAGTGATGTGGTTTGGCTATGAAAATGAAAACGTATGGCATCCTATATCAGTGGTGAGAGTCAAAGAAATTCTTGAGCAAAATAAAAGAGGAGAGAAGCCTGAGACTTTGCTTTCGGATGATGATATCGAGAAAAAGGCTAAGTTTGAAGCTTTAGCTAGCGATTTGGCTAAAATGGATGAAAAATACAGCCAAGAAAGCAAAAAGCCGAATCGTAAAAGAAGGCCTAAATCCAAAGGAGCATCAGGGAATAGGCCAAAGACAAATGCGCAAGGCAGAGGAGCCTCTTCAAGAAAACCGAATTCGGGGAATGGAAATTCGAACCAAGGAGGTGCTTCCGGTGGGTCTGAAAGAAAATCCGAGACGCGACAAAGCAGAGGCCGTAGAAACAATAACAGTGGACAGGGAGTTAAAAATGGAACAAATGCCAATGGGGATAAAAAAACATCGGCAAATCGACCTAAACGAAACTTTAGGTCAAGAAATAAAAAACAAGGCAATTAA
- a CDS encoding gliding motility lipoprotein GldH, which yields MRRFFLAFSGLLFLMLSSCDKSKIFDTNYEFPYEKWNVSNTPEFNFDIKNPEEKYNLSINVRNGIDYPYQNLYVNYQLQDSEGKVLKDTLENILLFDSKTGKPEGLGYGDVYDLEKPILNEYKFNNAGSFKVVLKQMMRVDDLEGITSVGLKVTQSGIEK from the coding sequence ATGAGACGCTTTTTTTTAGCTTTTTCGGGCTTGCTGTTTTTGATGCTGAGCTCTTGCGATAAGTCAAAAATATTTGATACCAATTATGAGTTCCCGTATGAGAAATGGAATGTTAGCAATACACCGGAATTCAACTTTGATATTAAAAACCCTGAGGAGAAATATAATTTGTCCATAAATGTTAGAAATGGAATAGATTATCCTTATCAGAACTTATATGTTAATTATCAACTGCAAGACAGTGAAGGAAAAGTATTGAAAGATACTTTGGAAAATATTCTTCTATTTGATTCCAAGACCGGAAAGCCTGAAGGATTGGGGTATGGAGATGTTTATGACTTGGAAAAGCCGATTCTAAATGAGTATAAATTTAATAATGCTGGTAGTTTTAAGGTTGTCTTGAAGCAAATGATGAGAGTCGATGACTTGGAAGGTATTACAAGCGTGGGCTTGAAAGTTACTCAGTCGGGTATTGAAAAGTGA
- a CDS encoding 5-formyltetrahydrofolate cyclo-ligase — MNKQQLRKEFLDKRKAISRSELEELSNRIKDKFLSEPHFQEAQHVHCFLSIARHKEIDTWPIIHALRELNKQIIISTCDFKTLEMHHFLFEKETILEETAFGILEPINAKPFSVEKIDLIIVPLLIFDKEGYRVGYGKGIYDRFLAKCRPDAIKVGLSISEPIQAIADSDKYDIALDHCITPKSVHSF; from the coding sequence ATGAATAAACAACAGCTAAGAAAAGAATTTCTTGATAAAAGGAAGGCTATTAGCAGGTCTGAGCTTGAAGAACTTTCGAATAGAATAAAGGACAAGTTCCTTTCCGAACCGCACTTTCAAGAAGCGCAACATGTTCACTGCTTTCTTTCCATTGCTCGTCATAAGGAAATCGATACATGGCCAATTATTCATGCTCTTAGGGAATTAAACAAACAAATCATAATATCCACATGTGATTTCAAAACACTTGAAATGCATCATTTTCTTTTCGAAAAGGAAACAATTCTGGAAGAAACTGCATTTGGGATATTGGAACCTATCAATGCAAAGCCTTTTTCTGTTGAAAAAATCGACTTGATTATTGTTCCTCTATTGATTTTTGACAAAGAAGGATATAGGGTTGGCTATGGCAAAGGAATATATGACCGCTTTTTAGCAAAATGCCGTCCTGACGCGATTAAAGTAGGACTATCTATTTCAGAACCTATACAAGCTATTGCTGACTCCGACAAATACGATATAGCACTTGACCATTGCATCACGCCAAAGTCTGTTCATTCATTTTAA
- the bshC gene encoding bacillithiol biosynthesis cysteine-adding enzyme BshC, with translation MRIDKIDLGETKRFSPIFLDYINQDEKLAPFYNRFPTLENFGDQINEKSFDQEKRQTLNKVLEEQYQNIEIKPAAQKSIQLLQEANTYTVTTGHQLNIFTGPFFFIFKLVTTINLAKALKKRYPDKNFIPVYWSATEDHDFEEIKSFNLFGKNYKWDSNQKGAVGRFSTQSIKTLLNDLPEEFDTFTKAYTQHGNLADAVRCYVNELFGEQGLIMIDGDHPKLKASFIDYIIDDMESLENTETITNTSEMLMQNGYKAQVFPRDINLFYLKDDTRERIVRRAEKDYHALHTDFSLCPDDMPDYVRKHPEEFSPNVILRPLYQEVILPNLAYLGGPGELAYWMQLKGLFDRHSIPFPILVPRNYGLYVNKNISRKIDKLNIDIQEFFKPTFELKRDFSQKNADILFDIETEKSGILELLSSIKSKAGKIDKSLEGTLGAEEKKWLKSFEMIEKKAQKAEERKQDTELKQLENIQDKLFPEGSLQERHDCYLNFTHSNPQLIESLLESFDPFEFKFYIFSENE, from the coding sequence ATGCGAATAGATAAAATAGATTTGGGAGAGACTAAAAGGTTTTCTCCCATTTTTTTGGATTATATTAATCAAGATGAAAAGCTTGCGCCATTTTACAATAGATTTCCAACCTTGGAAAATTTTGGAGATCAAATCAATGAAAAAAGCTTCGACCAAGAAAAAAGACAAACGCTAAACAAAGTCCTCGAAGAGCAGTATCAAAACATTGAAATAAAACCTGCTGCTCAAAAAAGCATTCAACTACTTCAAGAAGCTAACACATACACGGTCACAACCGGCCACCAACTCAATATTTTCACGGGACCATTTTTCTTTATATTCAAGCTTGTCACAACAATCAACCTGGCAAAAGCTCTCAAAAAACGTTACCCTGACAAAAACTTCATTCCTGTATATTGGTCGGCTACTGAAGATCATGATTTTGAAGAAATAAAGTCGTTCAACCTTTTTGGCAAAAACTACAAATGGGATAGCAATCAAAAAGGCGCCGTAGGCAGATTTTCAACTCAATCGATCAAAACACTGTTGAATGATCTTCCTGAAGAGTTCGATACATTCACCAAAGCTTACACTCAACATGGTAATTTGGCAGATGCTGTGCGATGTTATGTCAATGAGCTTTTTGGAGAACAGGGACTTATTATGATTGATGGAGATCATCCCAAGCTTAAAGCCTCTTTTATAGACTACATCATAGATGATATGGAATCGCTTGAGAACACTGAGACGATTACCAATACATCCGAGATGTTAATGCAAAATGGATACAAGGCTCAGGTCTTCCCCAGAGATATCAATTTATTCTATCTCAAAGACGACACTCGCGAAAGAATTGTAAGAAGAGCGGAAAAAGATTACCATGCTTTGCATACAGATTTTTCTCTATGCCCTGACGACATGCCTGATTATGTCAGAAAGCATCCGGAAGAATTTAGCCCCAATGTTATTCTAAGACCTCTTTATCAAGAAGTAATTTTACCAAACTTGGCTTATCTGGGAGGACCCGGCGAACTTGCTTATTGGATGCAACTCAAAGGCTTATTTGACCGTCATAGCATCCCGTTCCCTATTCTTGTTCCAAGAAACTATGGCTTGTATGTCAATAAAAATATCTCTCGAAAAATTGACAAACTAAATATCGATATTCAGGAATTTTTCAAGCCTACTTTTGAGCTAAAAAGAGATTTCTCACAAAAAAACGCTGATATTCTATTTGATATAGAAACAGAAAAATCCGGCATATTAGAACTTCTTTCTTCTATCAAATCAAAAGCCGGAAAGATTGACAAAAGCCTGGAAGGCACTTTAGGAGCTGAAGAAAAGAAATGGCTCAAATCATTTGAAATGATTGAAAAGAAAGCTCAAAAAGCTGAAGAAAGAAAGCAAGACACAGAACTCAAACAATTGGAGAATATTCAAGACAAACTATTTCCAGAAGGCAGTCTGCAAGAAAGGCATGACTGCTATTTGAATTTCACACATAGCAATCCGCAATTGATCGAGAGCTTACTGGAAAGCTTCGACCCGTTTGAGTTCAAATTTTATATCTTCTCCGAAAATGAATAA
- the rimO gene encoding 30S ribosomal protein S12 methylthiotransferase RimO: MKTRGIKKDKVNVVTLGCSKNLVDSEVMITQLKGNEIDVTHESVEDDSNIIIVNTCGFIDKAKQESIDTILRYAEAKDDGQIDKLYVTGCLSQRYKDDLEEEIPQVDAFFGTMELPLLLKKFDADYKHELIGERITTTSTHYSYLKIAEGCDRPCSFCAIPLMRGKHESVPIEQLVEQAKNLAKNGTKELLLIAQDLTYYGLDLYNKRSLADLMRKLSDVEGIEWIRLHYAYPSGFPMDVLDVMNERDNVCKYLDMPLQHGSTNILKAMRRGITREKTEDLIQKIRKTVPGIAIRTTLIAGYPGETEEDFQEMLKFVEDARFDRLGIFTYSHEENTHAFNFEDNVPDEIKEERAQQVMDMQAGISYELNQEKVGKTFKVLIDRKEGPYFIGRTEFDSPEVDNEVLISADKDYLRIGDFVHAQITEATEFDLYAEIVK; encoded by the coding sequence TTGAAAACCAGAGGAATTAAAAAAGACAAAGTGAATGTGGTCACTCTAGGTTGTTCCAAAAACCTTGTGGACTCCGAAGTAATGATCACTCAGCTTAAAGGCAATGAAATAGATGTAACACATGAATCTGTAGAAGACGATTCGAATATCATTATCGTCAACACTTGCGGTTTCATAGACAAGGCTAAGCAGGAATCAATAGATACAATATTAAGATACGCAGAAGCCAAAGATGACGGACAAATAGACAAACTCTATGTTACTGGCTGTTTATCCCAAAGATACAAAGACGACTTGGAGGAAGAAATTCCTCAAGTAGATGCTTTTTTTGGAACTATGGAATTGCCATTGCTTCTCAAAAAATTCGATGCCGACTACAAGCATGAACTTATTGGTGAGAGAATTACAACAACTTCAACTCACTACTCATACCTTAAAATAGCCGAAGGCTGTGATAGACCTTGCTCTTTCTGCGCAATCCCGCTTATGAGAGGCAAGCATGAGTCTGTGCCTATTGAGCAACTAGTAGAGCAAGCGAAGAACCTTGCAAAAAATGGAACTAAAGAGCTTCTGCTCATAGCTCAAGACCTTACCTACTACGGTTTAGACCTGTATAACAAAAGAAGCTTGGCGGACCTGATGAGAAAGCTATCTGATGTGGAAGGTATCGAATGGATCAGACTTCACTATGCATACCCATCAGGTTTCCCTATGGATGTGTTGGATGTAATGAATGAAAGAGACAATGTCTGCAAATACTTGGATATGCCTCTTCAGCACGGTTCAACCAATATCCTCAAAGCCATGAGAAGAGGTATCACAAGAGAGAAAACCGAAGATCTTATCCAAAAGATAAGAAAAACAGTACCTGGCATAGCAATAAGAACAACGCTTATCGCTGGATACCCTGGAGAGACGGAAGAAGATTTCCAAGAAATGCTGAAATTTGTCGAAGACGCTAGATTTGATCGTTTGGGCATATTCACTTATTCTCATGAGGAAAATACTCACGCTTTTAATTTTGAGGACAATGTTCCAGACGAAATAAAAGAAGAAAGAGCTCAACAGGTTATGGATATGCAAGCAGGCATCTCTTATGAGCTTAATCAAGAGAAAGTCGGCAAGACATTCAAAGTGCTGATCGATAGAAAAGAAGGTCCTTATTTCATTGGAAGAACCGAGTTCGACTCTCCTGAAGTTGACAATGAAGTATTAATCAGCGCTGATAAGGATTATTTGAGAATTGGTGATTTCGTACACGCTCAGATTACTGAAGCAACTGAATTTGACCTGTACGCAGAAATAGTAAAATAG